ACACACTATTCCGTCTTTTCTATCAAATCGATCATAACCACTACCTACATTCCACGAAATTGTGCACCACAAATAGGAGCTAATAAAAAGACCCGCGATCCCATAGAAAGACATCACAATCCCTTGTGGAAAAAAAACTATTTGCTGAGACGGAAATAAAGATATCAAATTTCTACCAAGATAACTCGAGGTTCCAACCAACAAGAATCCTAATGAACCTAAAAAAAGGATAACAGCCCAGCAGAAATTACTTGTTTTTCGAGCCCCCATTATAGGTTCTATCCATATATGTTCTGATCGACAACTCATACTTGATCCGGTTGCTTTTTTTGGAATTGAGAGAATACCCCAAATGAATTTGCCGTTTATTTCCGAAGTAACTCGCATCAACTAGCACTAGTTTGATGTGAACCTTTAGGAGTAATTCATTAAATTGGTTAGATCTAAACTAATAACACACCCTTCGTATGACTCACTAAAGATAGCCACATGTATATAGATAGACCAGCTTTATCAGCTATTTGTCGATTCGGGTCTATTTGAAACTAGTTAATAGCATTTTGGGGAGATTTCGACGGAAGCCTCTTATACCATATTTAGCTAAATGGATATCTGTGTTATGATACAAGCgtcagttttgaaaaaaaaaaaagataatattttGCGCCCTCGGCTCTaaacaatcttgtttttttGAACATGAAGAAATAAAGAAGCCATTGCGATTGCCGGAAATACTAGGCCTACTAAAGGGACCAAAACAGAGGGAAAATTAAGAGTTGTCATAGAATGGGTACCTCGATTTACTATTTGTAcctgttatttttatttagattttatatttatttataatataaagaaagatatcttattcttattatataatatatatatatataaagatcttatcttacttatatatatatcttcttcttaatcttatatatatcttatcttatatatatatatttaataattaatttatttattattattatatatacttatatcttacttcttacttatatatatacatattcattattaatatattataattataataatataataaaataataaaaatatataatatagtatttatttatattataaataaatactttgATTTGATTATAATTTGATAATTCTAAATTGGAATTATTActacttaaaatttttattaatatctatatctattaagATTAAGAATTATATATCTAAGTCTAAGTGAGTATATAATGTAGTTTTTCGTCTTTCTACATGAAAAATTTGAGAGGATATGGATGAGAtattattttcttcattttttgcTCTTGTCTTCGAATTTCATTCACTAagcaaaaagttttttttaatgaattaaattaaatttatattgattCAAGGGTTTGTTAGAATCCCATCCAGCAGGGATTCTTAGTCATAATAGGATTATCGTACGCTatagaaagataaaaactatattttctagattttaatttaattatatatgacgAGAAGAAGATTTTTTATTTGCCTAATTTCACGAAAAAAAGAATTTCATCTTTTATCTTGTTATCTTATTAATAGAGACTTCTTGATCAATAATCAGGAATATAGAAAAAGGGTCAGATTTCCGATTTTATGTGACTTTTGATTCGTTATACAATTAGATCTTATGTCAACAAAGAAAACCCTTTCGTCTCAATTTCACTTGTATTCCGATAAACGAATTACTTGTTTgctcaaaataaaataatggacTTAATGTTCTAATTTTGATTCAAAGGAAAGAAAGTGTGGAGTTGAAATAACTCACTCAGAACGCCTTTTAAAGGATTACGTGGTACGATTAGATCGAATAAACCCTTCTGGAATAAATACTCAGACGCTTGTGAACCTTCGGGTACTGTTTTATTCAATGTTTGTTCAATTACTCTTTTACCCGCAAAGGCAATGTAGGCATTGGGTTCGGCAATAATGATATCCCCCAACATACCAAAACTGGCTGTCACCCCACCAGTAGTAGGAGATGTAAGGATTGGTACAtagaataattttttatttgattgataaTCATATAAAGCAGAAGATATTTTAGCCATTTGCATCAAGCTCAAACTTCCTTCTTGCATACGTGCCCCTCCAGAAGCAC
This window of the Erigeron canadensis isolate Cc75 unplaced genomic scaffold, C_canadensis_v1 Conyza_canadensis_unscaffolded:231, whole genome shotgun sequence genome carries:
- the LOC122584369 gene encoding photosystem I assembly protein Ycf4, with protein sequence MRVTSEINGKFIWGILSIPKKATGSSMSCRSEHIWIEPIMGARKTSNFCWAVILFLGSLGFLLVGTSSYLGRNLISLFPSQQIVFFPQGIVMSFYGIAGLFISSYLWCTISWNVGSGYDRFDRKDGIVCIFRWGFPGKNRRVFLRFLIKDIQSVRIEVKEGIYARRVLYMDIRGQGAIPLTRTDENFTPREMEQKAAELAYFLRVPIEVF